A portion of the Manihot esculenta cultivar AM560-2 chromosome 2, M.esculenta_v8, whole genome shotgun sequence genome contains these proteins:
- the LOC110609182 gene encoding protein NETWORKED 4A isoform X3 → MDQSVRRMLKLIEEDGDSFAKKAEMYYQKRPELISQVEEFYRMYRSLAERYDHVTGELRKNIPSDLQSQGSGISEVVSEPTSGWSSPVPEQRLPHRKSGTRAAGFEFFLGSGGSSSDLQKEEGDESSTLSDSESESDDSSVNNYSGLLGNGGDQAQNRKIIELEIELREMKEKLLMHREDNGDGSFREVRNENSEELARIVGYEQELKNANQRILLFEEKVARLKIDLQKYKTLESTNSLEPEFALSTEENAKTREALPEPEMTQESQLQENMDSLEAETSESSSNIKALTDELKITKEKLLQAENKIASLKEQVENDRHSEKISSLQDQLASANGENHTWKIKFNAERKEVTKLRENIARLKTSLSDRDHEIRDLKIAVSDAEQKIFPEKAQIKAEISRLLEERKYLGEQLKDWESRSRSLEDEIRRLQTEKSETVERLDCEINQLKDKIDERDGHVESQNKILGALKLERDELSVHVTALKADVISRDDRIDQLDKHLQQLHMEHVKLIIGAEEACKLVDELKSKAKVLEEEVERQRIVILEVAEQKREAIRQLCFSLEHYRNGYHRLRQAIVGHKRVPVLAA, encoded by the coding sequence ATGGACCAGAGTGTCAGGCGGATGTTAAAGCTAATTGAAGAGGATGGAGATTCATTTGCTAAAAAGGCTGAAATGTATTATCAGAAGAGGCCAGAATTAATTTCTCAAGTTGAAGAGTTCTACCGCATGTATAGGTCTCTAGCTGAACGTTATGATCATGTGACAGGAGAATTGAGGAAGAATATTCCATCAGATCTGCAATCCCAGGGCTCTGGCATTTCTGAGGTTGTTTCTGAGCCAACCTCAGGATGGTCCTCTCCTGTACCTGAACAGAGGCTGCCACATCGTAAATCTGGGACCCGAGCTGCTGGTTTTGAATTCTTTCTTGGTTCTGGTGGAAGCAGCTCTGATCTTcagaaagaagaaggagatgaaTCATCTACTCTATCAGATTCTGAGTCAGAATCTGATGACTCCTCAGTAAACAATTACTCAGGTCTACTAGGGAATGGTGGTGATCAAGCACAGAACAGAAAGATAATTGAATTAGAGATTGAGCTACGTGAAATGAAAGAGAAACTCTTGATGCACCGGGAGGATAATGGAGATGGCTCTTTTAGAGAGGTGAGGAATGAGAATTCTGAGGAGCTTGCTAGGATTGTAGGTTACGAGCAAGAGCTGAAGAATGCTAATCAGAGGATACTGCTTTTTGAAGAAAAGGTGGCCAGATTGAAAATTGACCTCCAGAAGTATAAAACACTGGAATCCACCAACAGTTTGGAGCCTGAGTTCGCATTATCAACTGAAGAAAATGCTAAGACAAGGGAGGCTTTGCCAGAACCTGAGATGACTCAAGAATCACAGCTTCAAGAAAATATGGACAGCTTGGAAGCTGAAACCAGTGAATCCAGTAGCAACATTAAGGCACTGACAGACGAactcaaaatcacaaaagagaaGCTACTGCAGGCAGAGAATAAAATTGCTAGTTTGAAAGAGCAGGTTGAGAATGATAGACACTCTGAAAAAATCAGCAGTTTGCAGGATCAGCTTGCATCAGCTAATGGAGAAAATCATACATGGAAAATCAAGTTCAACGCAGAAAGAAAGGAGGTGACCAAGCTGCGGGAAAATATTGCGAGGTTGAAAACTAGTTTATCAGATAGGGATCATGAGATTAGAGACTTAAAAATAGCAGTATCAGATGCTGAGCAGAAGATCTTTCCTGAAAAAGCACAGATAAAGGCTGAAATATCTAGGTTGTTGGAGGAACGAAAATACTTAGGGGAGCAGTTAAAAGATTGGGAATCACGTAGCCGTTCTTTAGAAGATGAAATTAGAAGGTTACAGACAGAAAAGTCAGAAACGGTGGAAAGACTGGATTGTGAAATCAATCAGTTAAAGGACAAAATTGATGAACGAGATGGTCATGTGGAAAGTCAGAATAAAATCCTTGGTGCTTTGAAGTTAGAGAGAGATGAGCTTAGTGTGCATGTTACTGCACTGAAAGCAGATGTAATCTCTAGAGATGATAGGATTGATCAGTTGGATAAACATTTACAGCAATTACATATGGAGCATGTGAAGCTCATTATTGGTGCTGAAGAGGCGTGTAAACTGGTAGATGAGTTAAAATCAAAAGCTAAGGTTTTGGAAGAAGAAGTTGAAAGGCAAAGAATTGTGATCCTAGAAGTAGCAGAACAGAAACGGGAAGCTATCAGGCAATTATGTTTCTCACTCGAACATTACAGAAATGGGTATCATAGGCTTCGGCAGGCTATCGTTGGGCACAAGAGAGTTCCAGTTTTGGCAGCATAA
- the LOC110609182 gene encoding protein NETWORKED 4B isoform X2 translates to MQSRKSHSWWWDSHISPKNSKWLAENLEEMDQSVRRMLKLIEEDGDSFAKKAEMYYQKRPELISQVEEFYRMYRSLAERYDHVTGELRKNIPSDLQSQGSGISEVVSEPTSGWSSPVPEQRLPHRKSGTRAAGFEFFLGSGGSSSDLQKEEGDESSTLSDSESESDDSSVNNYSGLLGNGGDQAQNRKIIELEIELREMKEKLLMHREDNGDGSFREVRNENSEELARIVGYEQELKNANQRILLFEEKVARLKIDLQKYKTLESTNSLEPEFALSTEENAKTREALPEPEMTQESQLQENMDSLEAETSESSSNIKALTDELKITKEKLLQAENKIASLKEQVENDRHSEKISSLQDQLASANGENHTWKIKFNAERKEVTKLRENIARLKTSLSDRDHEIRDLKIAVSDAEQKIFPEKAQIKAEISRLLEERKYLGEQLKDWESRSRSLEDEIRRLQTEKSETVERLDCEINQLKDKIDERDGHVESQNKILGALKLERDELSVHVTALKADVISRDDRIDQLDKHLQQLHMEHVKLIIGAEEACKLVDELKSKAKVLEEEVERQRIVILEVAEQKREAIRQLCFSLEHYRNGYHRLRQAIVGHKRVPVLAA, encoded by the exons ATGCAATCAAGGAAATCACATTCCTGGTGGTGGGATAGTCACATCAGTCCCAAAAATTCCAAGTGGCTTGCGGAGAATCTTGAGG AAATGGACCAGAGTGTCAGGCGGATGTTAAAGCTAATTGAAGAGGATGGAGATTCATTTGCTAAAAAGGCTGAAATGTATTATCAGAAGAGGCCAGAATTAATTTCTCAAGTTGAAGAGTTCTACCGCATGTATAGGTCTCTAGCTGAACGTTATGATCATGTGACAGGAGAATTGAGGAAGAATATTCCATCAGATCTGCAATCCCAGGGCTCTGGCATTTCTGAGGTTGTTTCTGAGCCAACCTCAGGATGGTCCTCTCCTGTACCTGAACAGAGGCTGCCACATCGTAAATCTGGGACCCGAGCTGCTGGTTTTGAATTCTTTCTTGGTTCTGGTGGAAGCAGCTCTGATCTTcagaaagaagaaggagatgaaTCATCTACTCTATCAGATTCTGAGTCAGAATCTGATGACTCCTCAGTAAACAATTACTCAGGTCTACTAGGGAATGGTGGTGATCAAGCACAGAACAGAAAGATAATTGAATTAGAGATTGAGCTACGTGAAATGAAAGAGAAACTCTTGATGCACCGGGAGGATAATGGAGATGGCTCTTTTAGAGAGGTGAGGAATGAGAATTCTGAGGAGCTTGCTAGGATTGTAGGTTACGAGCAAGAGCTGAAGAATGCTAATCAGAGGATACTGCTTTTTGAAGAAAAGGTGGCCAGATTGAAAATTGACCTCCAGAAGTATAAAACACTGGAATCCACCAACAGTTTGGAGCCTGAGTTCGCATTATCAACTGAAGAAAATGCTAAGACAAGGGAGGCTTTGCCAGAACCTGAGATGACTCAAGAATCACAGCTTCAAGAAAATATGGACAGCTTGGAAGCTGAAACCAGTGAATCCAGTAGCAACATTAAGGCACTGACAGACGAactcaaaatcacaaaagagaaGCTACTGCAGGCAGAGAATAAAATTGCTAGTTTGAAAGAGCAGGTTGAGAATGATAGACACTCTGAAAAAATCAGCAGTTTGCAGGATCAGCTTGCATCAGCTAATGGAGAAAATCATACATGGAAAATCAAGTTCAACGCAGAAAGAAAGGAGGTGACCAAGCTGCGGGAAAATATTGCGAGGTTGAAAACTAGTTTATCAGATAGGGATCATGAGATTAGAGACTTAAAAATAGCAGTATCAGATGCTGAGCAGAAGATCTTTCCTGAAAAAGCACAGATAAAGGCTGAAATATCTAGGTTGTTGGAGGAACGAAAATACTTAGGGGAGCAGTTAAAAGATTGGGAATCACGTAGCCGTTCTTTAGAAGATGAAATTAGAAGGTTACAGACAGAAAAGTCAGAAACGGTGGAAAGACTGGATTGTGAAATCAATCAGTTAAAGGACAAAATTGATGAACGAGATGGTCATGTGGAAAGTCAGAATAAAATCCTTGGTGCTTTGAAGTTAGAGAGAGATGAGCTTAGTGTGCATGTTACTGCACTGAAAGCAGATGTAATCTCTAGAGATGATAGGATTGATCAGTTGGATAAACATTTACAGCAATTACATATGGAGCATGTGAAGCTCATTATTGGTGCTGAAGAGGCGTGTAAACTGGTAGATGAGTTAAAATCAAAAGCTAAGGTTTTGGAAGAAGAAGTTGAAAGGCAAAGAATTGTGATCCTAGAAGTAGCAGAACAGAAACGGGAAGCTATCAGGCAATTATGTTTCTCACTCGAACATTACAGAAATGGGTATCATAGGCTTCGGCAGGCTATCGTTGGGCACAAGAGAGTTCCAGTTTTGGCAGCATAA
- the LOC110609182 gene encoding protein NETWORKED 4B isoform X1, with amino-acid sequence MASSRVLSNKSFRRMQSRKSHSWWWDSHISPKNSKWLAENLEEMDQSVRRMLKLIEEDGDSFAKKAEMYYQKRPELISQVEEFYRMYRSLAERYDHVTGELRKNIPSDLQSQGSGISEVVSEPTSGWSSPVPEQRLPHRKSGTRAAGFEFFLGSGGSSSDLQKEEGDESSTLSDSESESDDSSVNNYSGLLGNGGDQAQNRKIIELEIELREMKEKLLMHREDNGDGSFREVRNENSEELARIVGYEQELKNANQRILLFEEKVARLKIDLQKYKTLESTNSLEPEFALSTEENAKTREALPEPEMTQESQLQENMDSLEAETSESSSNIKALTDELKITKEKLLQAENKIASLKEQVENDRHSEKISSLQDQLASANGENHTWKIKFNAERKEVTKLRENIARLKTSLSDRDHEIRDLKIAVSDAEQKIFPEKAQIKAEISRLLEERKYLGEQLKDWESRSRSLEDEIRRLQTEKSETVERLDCEINQLKDKIDERDGHVESQNKILGALKLERDELSVHVTALKADVISRDDRIDQLDKHLQQLHMEHVKLIIGAEEACKLVDELKSKAKVLEEEVERQRIVILEVAEQKREAIRQLCFSLEHYRNGYHRLRQAIVGHKRVPVLAA; translated from the exons ATGGCTTCATCTAGG GTACTATCAAATAAGAGTTTTAGGAGGATGCAATCAAGGAAATCACATTCCTGGTGGTGGGATAGTCACATCAGTCCCAAAAATTCCAAGTGGCTTGCGGAGAATCTTGAGG AAATGGACCAGAGTGTCAGGCGGATGTTAAAGCTAATTGAAGAGGATGGAGATTCATTTGCTAAAAAGGCTGAAATGTATTATCAGAAGAGGCCAGAATTAATTTCTCAAGTTGAAGAGTTCTACCGCATGTATAGGTCTCTAGCTGAACGTTATGATCATGTGACAGGAGAATTGAGGAAGAATATTCCATCAGATCTGCAATCCCAGGGCTCTGGCATTTCTGAGGTTGTTTCTGAGCCAACCTCAGGATGGTCCTCTCCTGTACCTGAACAGAGGCTGCCACATCGTAAATCTGGGACCCGAGCTGCTGGTTTTGAATTCTTTCTTGGTTCTGGTGGAAGCAGCTCTGATCTTcagaaagaagaaggagatgaaTCATCTACTCTATCAGATTCTGAGTCAGAATCTGATGACTCCTCAGTAAACAATTACTCAGGTCTACTAGGGAATGGTGGTGATCAAGCACAGAACAGAAAGATAATTGAATTAGAGATTGAGCTACGTGAAATGAAAGAGAAACTCTTGATGCACCGGGAGGATAATGGAGATGGCTCTTTTAGAGAGGTGAGGAATGAGAATTCTGAGGAGCTTGCTAGGATTGTAGGTTACGAGCAAGAGCTGAAGAATGCTAATCAGAGGATACTGCTTTTTGAAGAAAAGGTGGCCAGATTGAAAATTGACCTCCAGAAGTATAAAACACTGGAATCCACCAACAGTTTGGAGCCTGAGTTCGCATTATCAACTGAAGAAAATGCTAAGACAAGGGAGGCTTTGCCAGAACCTGAGATGACTCAAGAATCACAGCTTCAAGAAAATATGGACAGCTTGGAAGCTGAAACCAGTGAATCCAGTAGCAACATTAAGGCACTGACAGACGAactcaaaatcacaaaagagaaGCTACTGCAGGCAGAGAATAAAATTGCTAGTTTGAAAGAGCAGGTTGAGAATGATAGACACTCTGAAAAAATCAGCAGTTTGCAGGATCAGCTTGCATCAGCTAATGGAGAAAATCATACATGGAAAATCAAGTTCAACGCAGAAAGAAAGGAGGTGACCAAGCTGCGGGAAAATATTGCGAGGTTGAAAACTAGTTTATCAGATAGGGATCATGAGATTAGAGACTTAAAAATAGCAGTATCAGATGCTGAGCAGAAGATCTTTCCTGAAAAAGCACAGATAAAGGCTGAAATATCTAGGTTGTTGGAGGAACGAAAATACTTAGGGGAGCAGTTAAAAGATTGGGAATCACGTAGCCGTTCTTTAGAAGATGAAATTAGAAGGTTACAGACAGAAAAGTCAGAAACGGTGGAAAGACTGGATTGTGAAATCAATCAGTTAAAGGACAAAATTGATGAACGAGATGGTCATGTGGAAAGTCAGAATAAAATCCTTGGTGCTTTGAAGTTAGAGAGAGATGAGCTTAGTGTGCATGTTACTGCACTGAAAGCAGATGTAATCTCTAGAGATGATAGGATTGATCAGTTGGATAAACATTTACAGCAATTACATATGGAGCATGTGAAGCTCATTATTGGTGCTGAAGAGGCGTGTAAACTGGTAGATGAGTTAAAATCAAAAGCTAAGGTTTTGGAAGAAGAAGTTGAAAGGCAAAGAATTGTGATCCTAGAAGTAGCAGAACAGAAACGGGAAGCTATCAGGCAATTATGTTTCTCACTCGAACATTACAGAAATGGGTATCATAGGCTTCGGCAGGCTATCGTTGGGCACAAGAGAGTTCCAGTTTTGGCAGCATAA